Proteins co-encoded in one Kribbella qitaiheensis genomic window:
- a CDS encoding glycoside hydrolase family 65 protein: MIDRGTRPIEPWQLRETQLPLDELAQAESLFALSNGHIGLRGNFDEGEPYGIPGTYLNSFYERRPLPYAEAGYGYPESGQTLVDVTNGKLIRLLVDDSPLDVRYGVVNAHERCLDFRAGMLRREVDWTSPAGKRVKVRSKRLVSLTQRAVAAIEYVVEAVDEPIRLVVQSELVANETQPRLSDDPRVSAVLESPLQAVSQDSDAEEVILAHRTRASGLLMAAGMAHLVECSARMEQDVDVREDWGRHTIICELKPGETLRVVKFLAYGWSGLRSETAVTDQVSAALAAAKFSGWDGLVEQQRDYLDDFWDAADVKVEGNPELQQAVRFALFHVLQAGARAERRGIPSKGLTGAGYDGHTFWDTEGFVLPTLTLTVPDATADALRWRHSTLQLAKDRAAELGLKGAAFPWRTIRGQECSGYWPAGTAAFHLDADIAAAIERYHAATGDDDFIQECGLELLAETARLWISLGHHDRRGKWHLPGVTGPDEYSAVADDNVFTNLMAARNLKTAARMAARFPDDARKLGVSVEEEATWRDAAAAVYIPYDEELGVHPQSEGFTGYAEWDFEAWKGRYPLLLHAPYFELYRKQVVKQADLMLAMYWCGDEFTAEQKARNVDYYERITVRDSSLSACVQAVTAAEVGHLDLAYDYAYEAALIDLLDLHNNTADGLHMASLAGAWTALVAGFGGLRERESGPCFDPALPGGLTGLTFTVRWRDVRLRVKISPDEVTYDVHDGPTASLAIFHAGEKIFVKAGTPVTRRLTPRKPLLPQPVQPIGREPLAAFGRTLGDRGTS, from the coding sequence ATGATCGATCGTGGAACGCGCCCGATCGAGCCGTGGCAGTTGCGGGAGACGCAGTTGCCGCTGGACGAACTGGCCCAGGCCGAGTCCCTGTTCGCGCTGTCCAACGGCCATATCGGGCTGCGCGGCAACTTCGACGAGGGCGAGCCGTACGGCATCCCCGGCACCTACCTCAACTCCTTCTACGAGCGACGCCCGCTGCCGTACGCCGAAGCCGGCTACGGCTATCCCGAGTCGGGCCAGACGCTGGTCGACGTCACCAACGGCAAGCTGATCCGGCTGCTGGTGGACGACTCGCCGCTCGACGTCCGGTACGGCGTGGTGAACGCGCACGAACGCTGCCTCGACTTCCGTGCCGGGATGTTGCGGCGCGAGGTCGACTGGACCTCACCGGCCGGCAAGCGGGTCAAGGTCCGGTCCAAGCGGCTGGTCTCGTTGACCCAGCGCGCGGTCGCCGCCATCGAGTACGTCGTGGAGGCGGTCGACGAACCGATCCGGCTGGTGGTGCAGTCGGAACTGGTCGCGAACGAGACCCAGCCCCGGCTGTCCGACGATCCCCGCGTCTCCGCCGTCCTGGAGAGCCCGTTGCAGGCCGTCTCGCAGGACTCCGACGCCGAGGAAGTCATCCTGGCGCACCGGACCCGGGCGAGTGGGCTGTTGATGGCCGCGGGAATGGCGCACCTGGTCGAGTGTTCGGCGCGGATGGAGCAGGACGTCGACGTACGGGAGGACTGGGGACGCCACACGATCATCTGCGAGCTGAAGCCGGGGGAGACCCTGCGGGTGGTGAAGTTCCTCGCTTACGGATGGTCGGGTCTGCGGTCGGAGACGGCGGTGACAGACCAGGTCTCGGCGGCACTGGCAGCGGCCAAGTTCTCCGGCTGGGACGGGTTGGTCGAGCAGCAGCGGGACTACCTGGACGACTTCTGGGACGCGGCCGATGTGAAGGTCGAGGGCAATCCCGAACTGCAGCAGGCTGTTCGCTTCGCGTTGTTCCACGTCCTGCAGGCCGGCGCCCGGGCCGAGCGGCGGGGCATCCCGTCCAAGGGGCTGACCGGCGCGGGGTACGACGGGCACACGTTCTGGGACACCGAGGGCTTCGTGTTGCCTACCCTGACGCTGACCGTGCCGGACGCGACCGCCGACGCCCTGCGCTGGCGGCATTCCACCCTGCAGTTGGCGAAGGATCGGGCCGCGGAACTCGGCCTGAAGGGCGCGGCCTTTCCCTGGCGGACGATCCGGGGCCAGGAGTGCTCCGGGTACTGGCCGGCCGGTACTGCCGCCTTCCATCTCGATGCCGACATCGCCGCGGCGATCGAGCGCTATCACGCGGCCACCGGCGACGACGACTTCATCCAGGAGTGCGGCCTGGAACTGCTGGCCGAGACGGCCCGGCTGTGGATCTCGCTCGGGCACCACGACCGGCGCGGCAAGTGGCACCTGCCCGGCGTCACCGGCCCCGACGAGTACAGCGCTGTTGCCGACGACAACGTTTTCACCAACCTGATGGCCGCCCGCAATCTGAAGACCGCGGCGAGGATGGCGGCCAGGTTCCCCGACGATGCCCGCAAGCTGGGGGTGTCGGTGGAGGAGGAGGCCACCTGGCGTGATGCCGCTGCCGCGGTGTACATCCCGTACGACGAGGAACTGGGGGTGCATCCTCAGTCGGAGGGCTTCACCGGGTACGCGGAGTGGGACTTCGAGGCGTGGAAGGGCCGGTATCCGCTGCTCCTGCACGCGCCGTACTTCGAGCTGTACCGCAAGCAGGTCGTCAAGCAGGCGGATCTGATGCTGGCGATGTACTGGTGCGGCGACGAATTCACCGCGGAGCAGAAGGCCCGCAACGTCGACTACTACGAGCGGATCACCGTTCGCGACTCGTCCCTGTCGGCCTGCGTGCAGGCGGTGACCGCTGCCGAGGTCGGGCATCTGGATCTCGCCTACGACTACGCGTACGAGGCCGCGCTGATCGATCTACTCGACCTGCACAACAACACCGCCGACGGTCTGCACATGGCCTCGCTGGCGGGTGCGTGGACGGCGCTGGTCGCCGGCTTCGGCGGTCTGCGGGAGCGCGAGTCCGGGCCCTGCTTCGACCCTGCCCTCCCTGGCGGACTGACCGGCCTGACGTTCACCGTCCGCTGGCGCGATGTCCGGCTGCGCGTCAAGATCAGCCCGGACGAAGTCACGTACGACGTCCACGACGGCCCGACCGCAAGCCTCGCCATCTTCCACGCCGGCGAGAAGATCTTCGTGAAGGCCGGCACCCCGGTAACCCGCCGCCTGACCCCAAGAAAGCCGCTACTACCCCAACCCGTCCAACCCATAGGCCGCGAACCCCTAGCAGCCTTCGGCCGAACCCTCGGCGACCGCGGCACGTCCTGA
- a CDS encoding response regulator transcription factor, with product MGVSEVDRRILVVEDEPVINQAVTDRLRGSGYDVVQAWDGPGAVAMFEQTAPDLVLLDVMLPGFDGHEVCRRIQAGRPVPVLMLTARDDEADILVGLGVGADDYLTKPFRMRELVARVAALLRRVDRAAELAAHTSSDLGDLRIDPASRRVWVADTEVHLTPTEFDLLLCLAASPGVVLTRENLYAEVWGWPGASGTRTVDSHVKALRAKIGADRVRTVHGVGYALELVAPNE from the coding sequence ATGGGAGTCAGCGAAGTTGACCGGAGGATCCTCGTGGTCGAGGACGAGCCGGTGATCAACCAGGCGGTCACCGATCGCCTGCGGGGCTCGGGGTACGACGTGGTGCAGGCGTGGGACGGGCCTGGTGCGGTCGCGATGTTCGAACAGACCGCGCCGGATCTGGTCCTGCTGGACGTGATGCTCCCCGGCTTCGACGGCCACGAGGTCTGCCGGCGGATCCAGGCCGGCCGGCCCGTCCCCGTGCTGATGCTGACAGCCCGGGACGACGAGGCGGACATCCTGGTGGGGCTGGGCGTGGGGGCCGACGACTATCTCACCAAGCCGTTCCGGATGCGTGAGCTGGTGGCCAGGGTCGCCGCGCTGCTGAGGCGGGTCGACCGTGCGGCCGAGCTCGCCGCCCACACCAGCAGCGATCTGGGCGATCTGCGGATCGATCCGGCCTCGCGCCGGGTCTGGGTCGCCGACACCGAGGTGCATCTGACACCGACCGAGTTCGATCTCCTGCTCTGCCTGGCAGCCAGCCCTGGTGTCGTCCTGACCAGGGAGAACCTGTACGCCGAAGTCTGGGGCTGGCCGGGTGCCTCCGGGACCCGCACGGTCGACAGTCACGTCAAGGCGCTGCGCGCCAAGATCGGTGCGGACCGGGTCCGCACAGTTCACGGCGTCGGCTATGCCCTCGAGTTGGTGGCGCCGAATGAGTAG
- a CDS encoding beta-phosphoglucomutase family hydrolase, which translates to MLGLPAQVRACLFDLDGVLTDTAAVHAAAWKEMFDDYLRAAADQAGTEFVPFDKHAEYDEYVDGKPRTDGVRDFLASRGIELPEGTPDDKPGSETVNGLGNKKNEAVLRRIHTDGVKVFEGSRRYLEAAKAAGLRRVVVSSSANTREVLEVTGLAPLVEHRVDGVTIREENLHGKPAPDTFLAGAKWCGVEPSEAAVFEDALAGVQAGRAGAFGFVVGVDRVGQAEELTKHGADTVVTDLADLIDQAEDAR; encoded by the coding sequence ATGCTGGGTCTGCCCGCGCAGGTTCGCGCCTGCCTCTTCGATCTCGATGGTGTGTTGACCGATACCGCGGCGGTGCACGCGGCAGCTTGGAAGGAGATGTTCGACGACTATCTCCGGGCCGCCGCCGACCAGGCAGGCACCGAGTTCGTTCCGTTCGACAAGCACGCGGAGTACGACGAGTACGTCGACGGGAAGCCGCGGACCGATGGCGTCCGCGACTTCCTGGCGTCGCGCGGGATCGAGCTGCCCGAAGGTACGCCGGACGACAAGCCCGGCAGTGAGACCGTCAACGGTCTCGGGAACAAGAAGAACGAAGCAGTACTGCGCCGCATCCACACCGACGGCGTCAAGGTGTTCGAGGGGTCCAGGCGCTATCTGGAAGCGGCCAAGGCAGCGGGACTCCGACGAGTCGTTGTGTCGTCGAGCGCGAACACCCGTGAGGTGCTGGAGGTGACCGGCCTGGCGCCGCTGGTGGAGCACCGGGTCGACGGGGTGACCATTCGCGAGGAGAACCTGCACGGCAAGCCGGCGCCGGACACCTTCCTGGCCGGGGCGAAGTGGTGTGGCGTCGAACCGTCCGAGGCCGCCGTCTTCGAGGATGCCCTGGCCGGTGTCCAGGCGGGTCGCGCCGGCGCCTTCGGATTCGTCGTCGGCGTCGACCGGGTCGGGCAGGCCGAAGAGCTGACGAAGCACGGAGCTGACACGGTGGTCACCGACCTGGCCGACTTGATCGACCAGGCGGAGGACGCCAGATGA
- a CDS encoding DUF4153 domain-containing protein — protein MSSPVLDQVRSVKVKLGLLVAISVTVASVLAAVGATGSVPVWLSVPVTVALALGVTQLLAVGMTSPLREMTAAARVMARGDYSGRVTATSSDEVGELARAFNRMAEDLAAVDRQRRELVANVSHELRTPLAALCAVLENLVDGVAEPDPVTLRTALDQAERLTALASDLLDLARVDAGETQLSTTQVPVLELLERAVAEAEVSGREVGYDVRVLPPGLTVPADLARLHQLVANLLDNASRHSPTGAVVRITAQGNATGWRLEVADEGPGIPIADRDRVFERFGTLGEAEGGGGTGLGLAIARWVTELHGGTIHFVEPEPRSTGARVRVELPHHPVHKKVQEPVMTKPADSPPPTAPIAPTPPAAAAVARAPESGLDMLFGSFWPDARVPGKVRAVLYCLAVGLLAGIILPFRDLGIGTFVLLVAAGGVILRFSVNRRSRFTQACAVLCLLLASTVAVRDAEWIAILCLFAGGAVCMAALVNGRTLPAFVLAGIAWPLAGLRGLPWLGRSLQAVTGLKASAAALRTVVLSVLGVLVFGLLFASADAVFAKWAGAIVPDLEFDSFVLRAFLTVAVGGVVLAATYLGLNPPKVEPAAGTVRPVARRYEWLAPVLLVVAVFVVFLAAQVTASFGGHAYLKRITGLTYAEYVHQGFGQLTVATALTLLVVWAAARKAPRTTAADVAWLRGSLGLLCVLTLVVVASALYRMHVYQEAYGFTQLRLLVDVFEGWLGLLVLGVMVAGLTLRANWLPRAALLSGAGLLFLLGAINPDAWIAQHNVDRYADTGKVDWPFLQGLSDDAVPVLNKLPADAAGCALKGHDVSDDDWLEWNLGRHRAQSILKTVPKDGVCPGRTS, from the coding sequence ATGAGTAGCCCGGTGCTGGACCAGGTCCGCTCGGTCAAGGTGAAGCTCGGCCTCCTCGTCGCGATCAGCGTCACGGTGGCCTCGGTCCTGGCGGCGGTCGGCGCCACCGGCAGCGTGCCGGTCTGGCTCAGCGTCCCGGTCACGGTGGCTTTGGCCCTTGGCGTGACCCAGTTGCTGGCCGTCGGAATGACTTCGCCGCTGCGCGAGATGACCGCGGCCGCTCGGGTGATGGCGCGCGGCGACTACTCCGGCCGGGTCACCGCCACGTCGAGCGACGAGGTGGGTGAGCTGGCCCGGGCGTTCAACCGGATGGCCGAGGACCTGGCCGCCGTCGATCGCCAGCGCCGCGAACTGGTCGCGAACGTGAGCCATGAGTTGCGTACGCCGCTCGCCGCCTTGTGCGCAGTACTCGAGAACCTTGTCGACGGAGTAGCCGAGCCGGACCCCGTGACCCTGCGGACAGCGCTCGACCAGGCCGAACGGCTCACCGCCCTCGCCTCCGACCTGCTCGATCTTGCCCGGGTGGACGCAGGCGAGACCCAGCTGTCCACCACGCAGGTGCCGGTCCTGGAGTTGCTGGAACGCGCGGTAGCTGAGGCGGAGGTGAGCGGCCGAGAGGTGGGCTACGACGTACGGGTTCTGCCGCCGGGGCTGACTGTCCCGGCCGACCTGGCACGACTCCACCAGTTGGTGGCCAATCTGCTCGACAACGCGTCCCGGCACAGCCCTACCGGCGCCGTCGTCCGAATCACCGCCCAAGGGAACGCGACCGGCTGGCGGCTCGAGGTCGCCGACGAGGGGCCGGGGATTCCGATCGCCGATCGGGACCGGGTCTTCGAGCGGTTCGGGACGCTGGGCGAGGCCGAAGGCGGTGGCGGTACCGGCCTCGGTCTCGCGATCGCCCGCTGGGTCACCGAGCTGCACGGCGGCACCATCCACTTCGTCGAGCCCGAGCCGCGCAGTACGGGTGCCCGGGTCCGCGTCGAACTTCCGCACCATCCCGTCCACAAGAAAGTTCAGGAGCCAGTGATGACGAAGCCGGCCGATAGTCCGCCACCAACGGCACCGATCGCACCGACCCCACCAGCCGCGGCTGCGGTGGCCAGGGCGCCGGAGTCGGGACTGGACATGTTGTTCGGCAGCTTCTGGCCCGATGCCCGCGTGCCCGGGAAGGTGCGCGCGGTGCTCTACTGCCTGGCGGTCGGCCTGCTGGCCGGCATCATCCTTCCGTTCCGCGACCTCGGGATCGGCACGTTCGTACTCCTGGTTGCGGCCGGCGGCGTGATCCTGCGCTTCAGCGTCAACCGCCGGTCCCGCTTCACCCAGGCCTGTGCCGTGCTCTGTCTGCTGCTGGCGTCGACCGTTGCCGTCAGGGACGCCGAGTGGATCGCGATTCTGTGCCTCTTCGCCGGTGGTGCGGTCTGCATGGCCGCACTGGTGAACGGCCGCACCCTGCCCGCATTCGTTCTGGCCGGCATCGCCTGGCCGCTCGCCGGCCTCCGCGGGCTCCCGTGGCTGGGTCGCTCCCTGCAGGCTGTCACTGGTCTGAAGGCAAGTGCGGCGGCGCTGCGAACAGTCGTGTTGTCGGTCCTCGGGGTCCTTGTCTTCGGACTGCTGTTCGCCTCGGCCGACGCGGTCTTCGCCAAATGGGCGGGCGCGATCGTCCCGGACCTGGAGTTCGACTCGTTCGTACTACGGGCGTTCCTCACCGTCGCGGTCGGCGGCGTAGTGCTGGCCGCGACGTACCTCGGGCTGAACCCGCCGAAGGTCGAGCCGGCAGCCGGTACGGTGCGGCCCGTCGCGCGGCGGTACGAGTGGCTCGCACCAGTGCTGCTGGTGGTCGCGGTCTTCGTGGTCTTCCTTGCTGCGCAGGTCACTGCAAGCTTCGGCGGCCATGCCTACCTCAAGCGGATCACCGGGCTGACCTACGCGGAGTACGTCCATCAGGGCTTCGGTCAGCTCACGGTAGCTACCGCACTCACCCTGCTGGTGGTCTGGGCGGCCGCGCGCAAGGCACCTCGTACTACGGCCGCGGACGTGGCCTGGTTGCGCGGATCACTCGGCCTGCTTTGCGTACTGACCCTGGTCGTCGTTGCGTCGGCCCTCTACCGGATGCACGTCTACCAGGAGGCCTACGGCTTCACCCAGCTCCGCCTTCTGGTCGACGTGTTCGAAGGCTGGCTCGGACTGCTGGTGCTCGGCGTGATGGTGGCGGGTCTGACGCTCCGCGCGAACTGGCTGCCCCGCGCGGCGTTGCTCAGCGGCGCCGGTCTCCTGTTCCTGCTGGGCGCGATCAACCCGGATGCCTGGATCGCGCAGCACAACGTGGACCGGTACGCTGATACCGGTAAGGTGGATTGGCCTTTCCTGCAAGGGCTTTCGGACGATGCGGTCCCGGTCCTCAACAAGCTCCCCGCCGACGCGGCCGGCTGCGCGCTGAAAGGCCATGACGTGAGCGACGACGACTGGCTCGAATGGAACCTCGGTCGCCATCGCGCCCAGTCCATCCTGAAAACAGTGCCGAAGGACGGCGTCTGCCCCGGCCGTACCAGCTAG
- a CDS encoding oxidoreductase, with amino-acid sequence MTTNLPGGALKLADDLTISRMGYGAMQLAGPGVFGPPKDHDEAIAVLRTAVELGITHIDTSDFYGPVVTNELIKEALHPYAADLHIFTKVGARRGDDKSWIPSLDPEDLKAQVRQNLDHLGLDALDVVNLRAPGLEETTEISIAKEFTALAELQQEGLIKHLGLSNVSAAQLTEAQQIAPVVTVQNLYNLAQRNDDELVDRCAAEGIAYASFFPLGGFSPLQSDTLTTVATRLGATAQQVALAWLLQRSPTMVLIPGTSSVAHLHENVAAATLILPTDAVTELNTIGK; translated from the coding sequence ATGACCACGAATCTTCCCGGCGGCGCACTGAAGCTCGCCGACGACCTGACCATCAGCCGGATGGGCTACGGCGCGATGCAGTTGGCCGGCCCCGGCGTCTTCGGTCCGCCGAAGGACCACGACGAGGCGATCGCCGTACTGCGAACCGCCGTCGAGCTCGGCATCACCCACATCGACACCAGCGACTTCTACGGCCCGGTGGTCACCAACGAGCTGATCAAGGAAGCGCTGCACCCGTACGCCGCGGATCTGCACATCTTCACCAAGGTCGGTGCCCGGCGCGGTGACGACAAGAGCTGGATCCCGTCGCTCGATCCCGAGGACCTGAAGGCGCAGGTGCGGCAAAATCTCGACCACCTGGGGCTCGACGCCCTCGACGTCGTCAACCTCCGCGCGCCTGGCCTCGAGGAGACCACCGAGATCTCGATCGCCAAGGAGTTCACCGCATTGGCCGAGTTGCAGCAGGAGGGTCTGATCAAGCACCTCGGTCTCAGTAATGTCTCTGCTGCGCAGCTCACCGAGGCGCAGCAGATCGCCCCGGTCGTCACCGTGCAGAACCTCTACAACCTTGCCCAGCGCAACGATGACGAGCTGGTCGACCGGTGCGCGGCCGAGGGGATCGCCTACGCCTCGTTCTTCCCACTCGGCGGCTTCAGCCCGCTCCAGTCGGACACCCTCACCACCGTCGCCACCCGCCTCGGTGCCACCGCCCAACAGGTAGCCCTCGCCTGGCTCCTCCAGCGCTCCCCAACCATGGTCCTCATCCCGGGCACCTCCTCCGTCGCCCACCTCCACGAAAACGTCGCCGCGGCCACCCTCATCCTCCCCACCGACGCCGTCACCGAACTGAACACCATCGGCAAGTAG
- a CDS encoding TetR family transcriptional regulator — protein sequence MGKADVTRERILEAAMAEFSAYGVAGARVDRIAKTAGCNKNLIYVYFGNKETLFTTVLDKHLSRVYAEMDPTPEDLPGKAGRVFDFAMENRDLMRLLAWSNLEEQATEPAARAMAQDSKVAGIAAAQAEGKTNPDFPADFLLTVVMTLATAYTAANPFGHFPEETEDTQALREHIVEAVRLMTNPAK from the coding sequence ATGGGTAAGGCCGACGTGACCAGGGAGCGGATCCTCGAGGCGGCGATGGCGGAGTTCTCCGCATACGGCGTGGCCGGCGCGCGCGTCGACCGGATCGCGAAGACGGCCGGGTGCAACAAGAACCTGATCTACGTCTACTTCGGGAACAAGGAGACGCTGTTCACCACCGTGCTCGACAAGCACCTCTCCCGGGTCTACGCCGAGATGGACCCCACCCCCGAGGATCTCCCGGGCAAGGCCGGGCGCGTCTTCGACTTCGCGATGGAGAACCGCGACCTGATGCGGCTGCTCGCCTGGTCCAACCTGGAGGAGCAGGCCACCGAGCCGGCCGCGCGCGCGATGGCGCAGGACTCGAAGGTGGCCGGCATCGCGGCGGCCCAGGCCGAGGGCAAGACGAACCCCGACTTCCCCGCGGATTTCCTGCTCACCGTCGTGATGACGCTGGCCACGGCCTACACCGCGGCGAATCCCTTCGGCCACTTCCCGGAAGAGACCGAGGACACCCAGGCCCTCCGCGAGCACATCGTCGAAGCCGTCCGCCTGATGACAAACCCGGCAAAGTAG
- a CDS encoding lipoate--protein ligase family protein produces MADLDVADEVVRRGRISGDFFLEPDDALALIDAALAGVPVGASVAQIAARVRGVLGDGVEMIGFSPEAVAVAVRRALTGASAWTDHAWEFVHDVPREPALQMALDEVLAEQVGSGERAPTLRIWEWAANAVIIGSFQSLANEVDLGGAAKNDVTVVRRISGGGAMFVEPGNTITYSLYVPESLVSGLSFVDSYAFLDDWVVGALNELGIAATYQPINDITSPAGKIAGAAQKRFAGGAVLHHVTMAYDMDATKMLQVLRIGREKLSDKGTTSANKRVDPLRSQTGLERGEVIKRLVGTFAARYGLADATIDDETLAEARRRVETKFGTEDWLTRVP; encoded by the coding sequence GTGGCTGATCTCGACGTGGCCGACGAGGTGGTGCGGCGGGGTCGGATCAGTGGGGACTTCTTTCTCGAGCCGGATGATGCGCTGGCGTTGATCGATGCTGCGCTGGCCGGAGTGCCGGTTGGGGCGTCGGTGGCGCAGATCGCGGCTCGGGTGCGGGGCGTGCTGGGCGATGGCGTCGAGATGATCGGGTTTTCGCCTGAGGCGGTGGCTGTCGCGGTACGGCGTGCGCTGACTGGCGCGTCGGCGTGGACGGATCATGCGTGGGAGTTCGTCCACGACGTACCGCGGGAGCCGGCGTTGCAGATGGCGCTCGACGAGGTGCTGGCCGAGCAGGTCGGGTCGGGGGAGCGGGCGCCGACGTTGCGGATCTGGGAGTGGGCCGCGAACGCGGTCATCATCGGGAGCTTCCAGTCGCTCGCCAACGAGGTGGATCTGGGCGGTGCCGCCAAGAACGACGTGACAGTCGTACGGCGGATCAGCGGCGGCGGGGCGATGTTCGTCGAGCCCGGCAACACCATCACCTACTCGCTCTACGTACCGGAGTCGCTCGTCTCGGGGCTGTCGTTCGTCGACTCGTACGCGTTCCTCGACGACTGGGTGGTCGGCGCGCTGAACGAGCTGGGCATCGCCGCGACGTACCAGCCGATCAACGACATCACCTCGCCGGCGGGCAAGATCGCGGGTGCCGCGCAGAAGCGGTTCGCGGGCGGCGCAGTACTGCATCACGTCACGATGGCCTACGACATGGATGCCACGAAAATGCTTCAGGTGCTACGGATCGGCCGCGAGAAGTTGTCGGACAAGGGCACCACGAGCGCCAACAAACGAGTCGACCCGCTGCGCAGCCAGACCGGTCTGGAACGTGGTGAGGTGATCAAGCGACTGGTCGGCACCTTCGCCGCCCGGTACGGCCTCGCCGACGCCACGATCGACGACGAGACGCTCGCCGAGGCGCGACGCCGGGTGGAGACCAAGTTCGGTACCGAGGACTGGCTCACCCGGGTCCCGTGA
- a CDS encoding helix-turn-helix domain-containing protein, which produces MATAPLGEYPRARRAQVTPADAGLATYGVRRVPGLRREEVAMSAGMSVDYYIRLEQGREKSPSAQVLDALSQVLQLDDDARLHLYRRAGLTPTPTRVSVPERVDPELLRLMDMWPDNPAIVLGRAYDILAGNRLACALFDGFKQGPNLLKKIFLDPDAQVFYRDWEQVARYTVAGFRLLQGRTPNDPRIREVVEDLSRRSADFVAMWERHEARGTRLASKRFRHPEAGDLTLRINAFDVRSTPGQELIVYHAEPGTSSAEALALLGTLAATGEEEPVHSALTLPGYRPS; this is translated from the coding sequence CACCTGCGGACGCCGGTCTGGCAACGTACGGCGTTCGCCGCGTTCCTGGGCTGCGGCGCGAAGAGGTGGCGATGTCGGCCGGGATGAGTGTCGACTACTACATCCGTCTCGAGCAAGGTCGCGAAAAGAGTCCATCGGCCCAGGTCCTCGACGCGCTGAGCCAGGTTCTGCAGCTCGACGACGACGCTCGGCTACACCTCTATCGCCGGGCAGGCCTTACCCCCACACCGACCCGGGTGAGCGTCCCGGAGCGCGTCGATCCCGAACTGCTGCGGTTGATGGACATGTGGCCTGACAATCCCGCGATCGTCCTCGGCCGGGCGTACGACATCCTCGCCGGTAATCGCCTGGCATGCGCGCTGTTCGACGGGTTCAAACAAGGCCCCAACCTGCTGAAGAAGATCTTTCTCGATCCTGACGCACAAGTCTTCTATCGCGATTGGGAGCAGGTCGCGCGCTACACCGTTGCGGGCTTTCGCCTGCTGCAGGGACGGACTCCCAACGATCCGCGAATCCGCGAGGTCGTTGAGGACCTGTCCCGGCGAAGCGCCGACTTCGTTGCGATGTGGGAACGGCACGAGGCTCGCGGCACCCGACTGGCGAGCAAACGGTTCCGTCACCCTGAGGCGGGTGACCTGACCCTTCGGATCAACGCCTTCGACGTACGTTCGACTCCTGGACAGGAGCTCATCGTCTATCACGCCGAGCCCGGCACCAGCAGCGCAGAAGCCCTTGCCCTCCTAGGAACCCTCGCCGCTACCGGCGAGGAGGAGCCCGTCCACTCTGCTCTGACACTGCCCGGCTACCGGCCGAGCTGA